One segment of Thermoanaerobacter kivui DNA contains the following:
- the hprK gene encoding HPr(Ser) kinase/phosphatase, whose product MDKIPVETLIKDLNLEVVVEAKNNKIDITTSDVNRPGLQFSGFYEHFAYERVQIIGKVETTFIEQLPDDVLAERADRFFNYPIPCLIVTRDLNIRQELIDAAQKHDRYLLRTKEASTKFINRLINYIDEKLAPQITIHGDLVDVYGIGVLLLGESGIGKSETALELIKRGHRLVADDAVEISKISEDKLQGSSPEIIRHFIEIRGIGILDIKTLYGVGSVRNTMSIDLVIQLEEWDEDKYYDRLGLEDDYIKFLDVKVPKLTIPVRPGRNLAIIVEVAAMNHRQKQMGYNAAHELNKKLLKQIGN is encoded by the coding sequence GTGGATAAGATTCCTGTTGAAACTTTGATAAAAGATTTAAATTTAGAAGTTGTTGTGGAAGCCAAAAACAATAAAATAGATATAACTACCAGCGATGTAAACAGACCAGGCCTTCAATTTTCTGGTTTTTATGAGCATTTTGCTTATGAAAGAGTGCAAATCATAGGAAAAGTTGAAACAACTTTTATAGAACAGCTGCCAGATGATGTATTGGCTGAAAGAGCGGATAGATTTTTTAATTACCCCATTCCCTGTCTTATTGTAACGAGGGATTTAAATATACGTCAAGAACTTATAGATGCTGCGCAAAAACACGATAGATACCTTCTAAGGACAAAAGAAGCTTCTACCAAATTTATAAATAGGCTCATAAATTACATTGACGAAAAATTAGCACCACAAATTACTATTCACGGAGACCTTGTGGATGTATATGGAATAGGTGTTCTTTTGTTAGGAGAAAGTGGCATAGGGAAAAGTGAAACGGCATTAGAGCTAATTAAAAGGGGACACCGACTGGTTGCTGATGATGCGGTGGAAATCAGCAAGATAAGCGAGGACAAGCTTCAAGGAAGTTCACCTGAGATAATAAGGCACTTTATTGAGATAAGGGGTATTGGCATACTTGACATAAAGACGTTGTACGGTGTTGGATCTGTTAGAAATACAATGAGCATAGATTTAGTCATTCAATTGGAAGAATGGGACGAAGATAAATATTACGACAGATTAGGATTAGAAGACGATTATATCAAATTTTTAGATGTTAAGGTTCCAAAACTCACTATACCCGTAAGGCCAGGAAGGAATCTTGCGATAATAGTAGAGGTGGCAGCGATGAATCACAGGCAAAAACAGATGGGGTACAATGCTGCCCATGAGCTTAACAAAAAATTATTAAAACAAATAGGGAATTAA
- the uvrC gene encoding excinuclease ABC subunit UvrC, which yields MNIEEKLKLLPEKPGVYIMKDKSGKIIYVGKAVVLKNRVRQYFQNKENQPPKVKIMVSNIEDFEYIVTDTELEALMLECNLIKKYRPKYNVLLKDDKNYPYIKVTVNEEYPRIMFTRRIEPDGAKYFGPYSSAFAVRETIKLVRKMFPIRTCNRNIEKDMGKVRECLYYHIGLCSAPCANKINKEDYRKLVNQAVLFLDGKRDWLIQKLKEDMQKAAEDLRFEEAARIRDQIFAIERTSEKQKVVSVGEDEQDIISMARSADISCIQVFFVRNGKLSGREHYYMKNTEGMERGEIISSFIKQFYEGAPYIPKEIITDVELEEKELLSEWLSQKRGNKVFITIPVRGKKKELVDMVYQNALEALKNDISIREEISKDEAVLELSNLVGLDYAKRIEAYDISNTKGQDNVGSMVVFVDGKPKKSQYRRFNVKHVEGQDDYQSMREVLERRFLHGIEEKKLIEKGELKEDKAKFAEMPDLILVDGGIGHVNAAQQGLDDLGVSIPVYGMVKDAKHRTRGLVSSQGEIDIPMTTKAFRLIAQIQEEAHRFAINFHKEKQSKRFKSELLNIPSIGEKRAKALYDAFKSIEEIKRASVEQLKKVEGMNEKAAQAVYEYFRK from the coding sequence ATGAATATAGAAGAGAAATTAAAACTTTTGCCGGAAAAGCCTGGCGTTTATATAATGAAAGACAAAAGTGGCAAAATAATTTATGTTGGGAAAGCGGTAGTTCTCAAAAATAGAGTGAGGCAGTACTTCCAGAACAAAGAAAATCAACCTCCAAAAGTAAAGATAATGGTTTCAAATATTGAAGACTTTGAATACATTGTAACCGACACAGAACTTGAGGCTTTGATGCTGGAGTGCAATTTAATAAAAAAATACCGGCCTAAATACAATGTGCTTTTGAAAGACGACAAAAATTATCCTTACATTAAAGTTACGGTAAACGAAGAATATCCTCGCATAATGTTTACAAGAAGAATTGAGCCAGATGGGGCTAAATATTTTGGGCCTTATAGCAGTGCCTTTGCAGTGAGGGAGACTATAAAACTTGTCAGAAAAATGTTTCCAATAAGGACATGTAACAGAAATATTGAAAAGGACATGGGTAAGGTTAGAGAATGTCTCTATTACCACATAGGATTGTGTTCTGCCCCTTGTGCTAACAAAATAAATAAAGAAGATTATAGAAAATTAGTTAATCAGGCAGTTCTCTTTCTTGATGGAAAGAGGGATTGGCTCATACAAAAACTTAAAGAAGACATGCAAAAAGCGGCAGAAGATTTGCGTTTTGAAGAGGCGGCGAGAATTAGAGACCAGATTTTTGCTATTGAAAGGACGTCAGAAAAACAAAAAGTGGTATCAGTAGGAGAAGATGAACAGGATATAATTTCAATGGCCCGGAGTGCGGATATTTCCTGTATACAGGTGTTCTTTGTACGAAATGGAAAATTAAGCGGAAGAGAGCATTATTATATGAAAAACACTGAGGGAATGGAAAGGGGCGAAATTATCTCTTCTTTTATAAAGCAATTTTATGAAGGTGCGCCTTACATTCCCAAGGAAATAATAACTGATGTGGAATTGGAAGAAAAAGAGCTGCTTAGTGAATGGCTATCACAAAAGAGAGGCAACAAAGTTTTTATAACAATTCCTGTAAGAGGAAAGAAAAAAGAGCTTGTGGATATGGTGTATCAAAATGCTTTAGAAGCCCTTAAAAATGACATATCAATAAGAGAAGAAATTTCAAAAGACGAAGCTGTATTAGAACTTTCTAATTTAGTGGGACTCGACTACGCCAAGAGAATTGAAGCCTATGATATTTCAAACACCAAAGGTCAGGATAACGTAGGGTCTATGGTGGTATTTGTGGATGGCAAGCCTAAAAAAAGTCAGTACAGAAGATTCAATGTAAAGCATGTTGAAGGGCAAGACGATTACCAGAGCATGAGAGAAGTTCTAGAAAGGCGCTTTTTGCACGGTATTGAAGAAAAAAAGCTTATTGAAAAAGGTGAACTTAAAGAGGATAAGGCAAAATTTGCTGAAATGCCTGACTTGATATTAGTAGACGGCGGCATAGGGCATGTAAATGCGGCACAACAGGGATTAGATGACTTAGGAGTTTCAATTCCTGTATACGGAATGGTAAAAGATGCAAAGCATAGGACTCGCGGGTTGGTGTCCTCTCAAGGAGAAATTGACATACCTATGACTACAAAAGCTTTTCGCCTGATTGCTCAAATACAAGAAGAAGCTCATAGATTTGCTATAAATTTCCACAAAGAAAAGCAAAGCAAAAGATTTAAAAGCGAACTTCTCAATATCCCCAGCATAGGTGAAAAAAGGGCAAAAGCCTTATATGATGCCTTCAAGTCCATAGAAGAAATAAAAAGGGCAAGTGTAGAACAACTTAAAAAAGTAGAAGGAATGAATGAAAAAGCTGCTCAAGCTGTATATGAATATTTTAGGAAATAA
- a CDS encoding FHA domain-containing protein — translation MYYAIASQILKYVLIFLIYLFLYRVFKIVYMDIKGARYERQITSAKLSFLNGERTFNLFEVTTIGRSEECDIVIESPYVSARHAIIRKRGKRFYIQDLNSTNGTFVNGKRIKRIAKITNNDVITLGDVELKFIL, via the coding sequence ATGTATTATGCCATAGCTTCTCAGATATTAAAATATGTCCTTATTTTTCTCATCTACCTGTTTTTATACAGGGTTTTTAAAATAGTGTATATGGACATAAAAGGGGCAAGATATGAGAGGCAAATAACCTCTGCAAAACTTTCTTTTTTAAATGGAGAAAGGACTTTTAATCTTTTTGAAGTTACTACTATAGGAAGGTCGGAGGAATGTGATATAGTAATTGAAAGCCCTTATGTGTCTGCACGGCATGCTATCATACGAAAGAGGGGCAAAAGGTTTTATATACAAGATTTAAACAGTACAAATGGCACTTTTGTAAATGGTAAGAGAATAAAAAGAATTGCCAAAATAACAAATAATGATGTAATTACTTTAGGAGATGTTGAACTCAAATTTATTTTATAG
- a CDS encoding peptidoglycan D,D-transpeptidase FtsI family protein: MHNLNRNIKILFCFFSILFFSLIAYLTYFQLYEREKLITSSYSVYNRRLIEQEKKILRGSILDRNGIVLAKSIIEADGSQKREYLDGPAFAQVIGYSRRIYQQGNAGIEKAYDRELLGMVGNDPIIILRKLVLAKGQVGDNVYLTIDKTLQDLAYKEMEGKKGAVVALNPKTGEILAMVSTPSYDPNTLGENWKEIMTSPDKVVLNRATQGLYPPGSVFKIVTASAALTYKPELYNKTFNCKGYIIVDGNKISDYEGIAHGILDFKKAFYVSCNSAFIEIGLNVGSENLQTMAYNFGLDRQVPLEIDTAKNQFPPLPTVGGKVALAETSIGQGKILVTPLTMALVASAVANDGVIMKPYLMRYVVDPISCTVIEKSTPSQYLNPISKEVANTIKELTIGAVREGTGTAAQIPGITVAGKTGTAENPHGKPHAWFVGFAPAESPQIVVSVIVENGGAGGEVAAPIARDIIKAYLTK; this comes from the coding sequence ATGCACAACTTAAACCGCAATATTAAAATCCTCTTTTGTTTTTTTTCTATTCTTTTTTTTAGTTTAATTGCTTATTTGACTTATTTCCAATTGTATGAAAGGGAAAAGTTAATCACAAGTTCTTACAGTGTTTATAATCGTAGGCTTATAGAACAAGAAAAAAAGATATTACGAGGTAGTATTTTAGATAGAAATGGAATTGTACTTGCAAAGAGTATAATTGAAGCAGATGGTTCCCAAAAAAGAGAATACTTAGATGGTCCTGCTTTTGCTCAAGTAATAGGGTATAGCCGTAGAATATATCAACAGGGAAATGCAGGAATAGAAAAGGCTTATGACAGAGAATTACTTGGAATGGTAGGAAATGACCCAATAATTATTCTAAGGAAATTGGTTTTAGCAAAAGGGCAGGTAGGTGATAATGTATATTTGACAATAGATAAAACTCTTCAAGACCTTGCTTATAAAGAGATGGAAGGAAAAAAAGGAGCAGTGGTGGCTTTAAATCCTAAAACAGGGGAAATCTTAGCCATGGTCTCTACCCCTTCTTATGACCCTAATACTTTAGGGGAGAATTGGAAAGAAATAATGACAAGCCCTGACAAAGTAGTTTTAAACAGGGCTACACAAGGTTTGTATCCTCCAGGTTCTGTTTTTAAAATTGTGACAGCTTCTGCGGCTCTAACTTACAAACCAGAGTTGTACAACAAGACTTTCAACTGTAAAGGGTATATAATAGTTGATGGAAACAAAATAAGTGATTATGAAGGGATTGCCCATGGAATATTAGATTTTAAAAAAGCTTTTTATGTCTCCTGTAATTCAGCTTTTATAGAAATTGGATTGAATGTAGGAAGTGAAAATTTGCAGACAATGGCTTATAATTTTGGATTGGATAGGCAAGTTCCTTTGGAGATAGATACAGCTAAAAATCAATTTCCACCTCTTCCTACAGTTGGTGGAAAAGTTGCTCTGGCGGAGACTTCAATAGGTCAAGGAAAAATACTGGTGACACCTCTTACAATGGCCTTAGTCGCTTCTGCTGTTGCAAATGATGGAGTCATAATGAAGCCTTATCTCATGAGATATGTGGTAGATCCAATTTCGTGTACAGTTATAGAAAAAAGCACTCCTTCCCAGTATCTAAATCCTATTTCAAAAGAAGTGGCAAATACAATTAAAGAATTAACAATAGGTGCGGTGAGAGAAGGAACGGGGACAGCTGCACAAATTCCTGGTATTACAGTTGCAGGCAAAACTGGTACTGCAGAAAATCCCCACGGCAAACCTCACGCATGGTTTGTAGGTTTTGCGCCTGCCGAAAGTCCACAGATTGTTGTAAGTGTAATAGTTGAAAACGGCGGTGCAGGTGGGGAAGTAGCAGCACCTATAGCAAGAGATATAATAAAGGCGTATTTAACTAAATAA
- a CDS encoding biotin--[acetyl-CoA-carboxylase] ligase gives MLRSKLLKLLKENKGEYVSGQKLCEQLNVSRTAVWKHINGLKNEGYQIKAHHKMGYMLSSEPDVLIYEEVSPYLSTNFIGKYYIHKSIIDSTNNFAKEIASNAPDGTIIIAEEQTSGRGRLGRSWLSQKGCGIWMSVILKPDLQPQQAINLTQVAAISVVKAIEEIVNVECKIKWPNDIILNNKKVCGILTEMSSEIDKINYVVIGIGVNVNCDNFPEELKGKATSLYLETHSKIDRKKLTGSILNNLELYYNAYLQKGFDYIRPICIEKSITIGRQIKVITNEGEIQGYAVTIDNTGSLVVDTKEAKRISIMSGDVSVRGLLDYV, from the coding sequence ATGCTAAGGTCAAAGCTTCTTAAACTTTTAAAAGAAAACAAAGGCGAGTATGTATCAGGGCAAAAACTGTGTGAACAACTCAACGTCTCAAGGACTGCAGTGTGGAAGCATATAAATGGATTAAAAAATGAGGGATATCAAATAAAAGCCCACCACAAAATGGGATACATGTTGTCTTCTGAACCAGACGTGTTAATTTATGAAGAAGTATCACCTTATCTCTCTACAAATTTCATAGGTAAATATTATATACATAAATCAATTATTGATTCTACAAACAATTTTGCTAAGGAAATCGCATCAAATGCTCCCGATGGAACTATAATTATTGCAGAAGAACAGACATCGGGGAGAGGTCGATTAGGAAGAAGTTGGCTATCTCAAAAAGGCTGTGGCATATGGATGTCCGTCATTTTAAAACCTGATTTGCAGCCACAACAAGCTATTAATTTGACACAAGTAGCAGCAATTTCTGTAGTTAAAGCTATTGAAGAAATAGTCAATGTAGAATGTAAAATAAAATGGCCAAACGATATAATACTAAACAACAAGAAAGTGTGTGGAATATTGACAGAGATGAGTTCAGAAATAGACAAAATAAACTACGTGGTAATAGGAATTGGAGTCAATGTAAACTGTGACAATTTCCCTGAAGAATTAAAAGGCAAAGCCACTTCCTTGTACTTAGAAACCCATTCTAAAATTGATAGAAAAAAACTTACCGGCAGCATTTTAAATAACCTGGAACTTTACTATAACGCATATTTACAAAAGGGCTTTGACTACATAAGGCCTATATGTATTGAAAAATCCATAACAATAGGGAGGCAGATAAAAGTCATTACCAATGAGGGTGAAATCCAAGGATACGCTGTCACTATTGACAATACTGGAAGTTTAGTAGTAGATACAAAAGAAGCTAAAAGAATTAGTATTATGTCAGGAGATGTATCCGTAAGGGGATTACTGGATTATGTTTAA
- a CDS encoding phosphatase: MKLVLDTHTHTISSGHAYSTITENAREAYKKGLKLICMTDHGPKMPGAAHLWHFGNLKVIPEKIEEVEILKGVEANIMDVDGSLDLPERILKNLDIVIASLHDVCFEPSDDVEKNTQAIINALKNPYVDIIGHPGNPIYPIDIEKVLMAAKEYGKFIEINNSSFVSSRKGSEENCFLIAKKAKEMGVKIAVGSDAHVSFDVGRFEEALKVIKNAGITEDLVLNTDVGKIKEYLKEKKRKIGEEEE; this comes from the coding sequence TTGAAGTTAGTTTTGGACACTCACACTCACACAATTTCCAGCGGTCACGCTTACAGCACTATTACAGAAAACGCAAGAGAGGCTTATAAAAAAGGTCTTAAACTCATATGCATGACAGACCACGGGCCTAAAATGCCAGGGGCTGCTCACCTTTGGCATTTTGGAAATTTAAAGGTAATACCTGAAAAAATAGAGGAGGTAGAGATATTAAAGGGAGTAGAGGCTAATATAATGGATGTAGATGGGTCCTTAGACCTTCCCGAAAGAATACTAAAAAACCTCGATATAGTGATCGCCAGTTTGCATGACGTATGTTTTGAGCCCAGTGACGATGTAGAAAAAAACACCCAGGCGATTATTAATGCGCTAAAAAACCCTTATGTAGACATAATAGGGCATCCGGGGAATCCAATATATCCAATAGATATTGAAAAAGTCTTAATGGCTGCTAAAGAATACGGCAAATTCATTGAAATAAACAACAGCTCCTTTGTAAGCTCAAGAAAAGGCAGTGAAGAAAATTGTTTTCTCATTGCTAAAAAAGCGAAAGAAATGGGAGTAAAAATTGCTGTAGGAAGCGATGCCCATGTAAGCTTTGATGTAGGAAGGTTTGAGGAAGCTCTCAAAGTTATTAAGAATGCCGGTATAACTGAAGATTTAGTGCTTAATACTGATGTTGGAAAAATAAAAGAATATCTTAAAGAGAAAAAACGGAAAATTGGAGAGGAGGAAGAATGA
- a CDS encoding ROK family protein gives MRIGVDLGGTNIAVGLVDEEGRIVARGSRPTKPERGYEAIAKDIADIALELIKRSNLSVSDIKSMGIGVPGVADSEKGIVIRAVNLFWIKIPLAKEMRKYIDLPIYMDNDANVAALAEAVYGAGKGSKSSVIITLGTGVGSGFILDGKIYNGAHHFAPELGHIVIGDNGIRCNCGKIGCLETYASATALIREGKKAAEKNPDTLILKFANGDINSITAKNVIDAAKQYDEQAMRIFNDYVKYLAIGIVNVINMFDPEVIILGGGVANAGDFLIKPLKKEVAENILFKELPYADIRKAELGNDAGIIGAAILS, from the coding sequence ATGAGAATTGGTGTTGACCTTGGAGGCACTAATATTGCTGTTGGATTGGTGGATGAAGAAGGACGTATAGTAGCTAGAGGCAGCAGGCCGACAAAACCGGAAAGGGGATATGAAGCGATTGCCAAAGACATAGCGGATATAGCTCTTGAACTTATTAAGAGGAGTAATCTAAGTGTAAGTGACATTAAGTCAATGGGAATAGGAGTCCCGGGTGTAGCAGATAGCGAAAAAGGCATAGTAATACGAGCAGTGAATCTCTTTTGGATAAAAATCCCCCTTGCAAAAGAAATGAGAAAATACATTGATTTGCCAATATATATGGACAATGATGCAAATGTAGCGGCTTTGGCAGAAGCAGTATATGGGGCTGGCAAAGGTTCTAAGTCCTCAGTGATAATTACCTTAGGAACAGGAGTAGGTTCTGGTTTTATCCTTGATGGCAAAATATACAATGGTGCCCATCATTTTGCTCCTGAGCTTGGACACATAGTGATAGGAGACAATGGTATAAGATGTAACTGTGGTAAAATTGGATGTTTAGAGACATATGCTTCAGCAACTGCTTTAATAAGAGAAGGTAAAAAGGCAGCAGAGAAAAATCCTGACACACTTATTTTAAAATTTGCAAATGGAGATATAAACAGCATAACGGCTAAAAATGTAATTGACGCGGCGAAGCAGTACGATGAGCAAGCAATGCGAATTTTCAATGACTACGTCAAATACTTAGCTATTGGAATTGTAAATGTGATAAACATGTTTGACCCTGAAGTGATAATATTGGGTGGAGGAGTTGCAAATGCAGGGGATTTTCTCATAAAGCCTCTTAAAAAAGAAGTGGCAGAGAATATTTTATTCAAAGAGCTACCGTATGCTGACATAAGAAAAGCAGAGCTTGGAAATGATGCAGGGATCATCGGCGCCGCCATATTAAGTTAA
- a CDS encoding FtsW/RodA/SpoVE family cell cycle protein, with protein MEEYIKTGSKAMKNVFWIFVIAFALLFIHNKPKGFDTIYFTLAFPILIYIVYYLHVRLFPLGEIQFIILTSFLTEMGLIMIYRVAPDLLIKQIVWIGIGFTLYFISSYFSKHYDWLYKLKYGELIYLGITMVLIASTLIFGKEIGGAKNWLTFDGIYVQPAETAKIIYILFLAKYLSSKREAKDIVILGIITLIIVGIFALEKDLGMAFLFYVTTLLMIFVVTSNFLYTAIGLGALVVGGIISYFLFWHVRVRIEAWLNPWMDVPGKTYQIVQSLFAIAAGGFFGTGLGMGHPEYIPVVASDFIFSAICEEFGLLGAVAIILVYFVIMYRGIKVALAAKDEFGALIAIGLTSMFSLQVFTIIGGVIKFIPLTGVTLPFVSYGGSSMVMSFVTLGMLNGIVLKEDEEEDAQLKPQY; from the coding sequence ATGGAAGAATATATAAAAACCGGATCTAAAGCTATGAAAAATGTTTTTTGGATATTTGTGATAGCTTTTGCATTGCTTTTTATACACAATAAGCCCAAAGGCTTTGACACTATATACTTTACCTTAGCTTTTCCGATATTGATATATATTGTATATTATTTGCATGTAAGATTGTTTCCTTTGGGTGAGATCCAATTTATCATTTTAACTTCTTTTTTGACAGAAATGGGGCTTATAATGATATATAGAGTTGCACCAGATTTGCTCATAAAACAGATTGTTTGGATTGGAATAGGTTTTACACTTTATTTCATTTCTTCTTATTTTTCAAAGCATTATGACTGGCTTTATAAGCTGAAATATGGAGAACTTATTTACCTTGGAATTACTATGGTATTGATAGCCTCTACCTTAATTTTTGGGAAGGAAATAGGAGGAGCAAAAAATTGGCTTACTTTTGATGGCATATACGTTCAACCAGCAGAAACAGCAAAAATTATATATATACTTTTTTTAGCTAAATATTTGTCTTCCAAAAGAGAAGCTAAAGATATAGTAATACTAGGAATAATTACCTTAATAATTGTAGGAATATTTGCTTTAGAAAAGGATTTAGGCATGGCTTTTTTGTTTTATGTAACGACTTTATTGATGATATTTGTGGTTACTTCTAACTTTTTATATACAGCCATAGGGCTTGGAGCATTGGTAGTTGGAGGAATAATATCCTACTTTTTATTTTGGCATGTTAGAGTAAGAATTGAGGCTTGGTTAAATCCTTGGATGGATGTACCGGGGAAGACATATCAAATTGTACAATCTCTTTTTGCTATTGCAGCAGGAGGATTTTTTGGCACAGGTCTTGGCATGGGGCATCCAGAGTATATACCTGTGGTTGCAAGTGATTTCATTTTTTCAGCAATTTGTGAGGAATTTGGACTTTTAGGAGCTGTAGCTATAATCCTTGTGTATTTTGTTATAATGTATAGGGGAATAAAGGTGGCTTTAGCTGCGAAAGACGAATTTGGTGCTCTAATAGCGATAGGCCTTACTTCTATGTTTAGTTTACAAGTTTTTACTATAATAGGTGGCGTCATAAAATTTATACCATTGACAGGGGTAACTCTTCCTTTTGTGAGTTACGGCGGAAGCTCTATGGTCATGAGCTTTGTGACATTGGGGATGCTTAATGGCATTGTTCTTAAGGAGGATGAAGAAGAAGATGCACAACTTAAACCGCAATATTAA